DNA sequence from the Streptomyces sp. HUAS 15-9 genome:
GGCGCTGAAACGGCTGGACGCCGGGGTCGGTACCCGGGGTTCGGTGGCGCGGCTGGAGCGACGCGTGGACAACGCCAAGAAGGTGGGCCACACCGAGATCGCCACGTTTCTCGAGGACCGGCTGAAGACCCGTAAGGCGCTGGTGCCGACGCTCAAGCAGCGGCAGCAGGACCTCGCCGACGTCAGGACGTGGTGCCAGGACAACAACGGCGGCAGGGCGGCGAGTTGATGCGCGCAAAGGACACGGCGATATCGATCGCCCTCCTGGCCGCACTGGCCGTCGGCTGCTCCGGACACGACGGGGCATCGCCGAAGACACCCGCGGCCACGCCGTCGGGCTACTCACAGATGCAGCAGAAGGTCGACGCGGCCGAGTCCGCCGCCGCCGCGGCCGACCGGGACGCGGCCTCGGACACGGACCGCTGAACCGAGGGGGGAGACGGCGGAACGCGGCCGGGCGGCGACCCGAGCGGTCACCGCCCGGTGCCCCACCGATGGGCCCGGTCTCCCTCCACCCCTTCGCGGCCGTCAGCCGAGGTCCCCGAAGAGGGCAGCCAGGAGTACACCGGACGTGAGGAAGACGAGGGTCAGCGTCGCCATCGCGGCCTTCTGTTCCCGGGTCACCTCGGCTCGAGGCATGGTCATTCCGGTGCCGGCCGGGGCGGTCGCGGCCGTCGGCTCACTGATCGGCTCGCCGCCCTCGCCCAGCACACGTACCGTTCCCATCCCGTGCTTGAGGTGGTTGCTCACCAGCCAGACGTTCACGGGATAGGCGAACGCCAGACCGGCCGGCACGGCCAGGGAGAACGTCGTCCAGAAGCGCACACCGGCGGCGTCGTGGGTGCCCGGCACATGGCTCCGGATGATGACGATCACGGCCACCATGGCGCCCATCACGCAGTTCATCGAGAGCCACTCCGCGAACACCGTCGAACGGACGGCTCGCAGATAGCTGCCACCGAGCATGTCGCGCATGAAGAGGGCCTGGAAGACGAGCAGTCCGAAGCCGAAGCCCACGATGTACTCGGTCAGGCTGTCGGCCCAGGCCGGAAGGCCGATCACGGAGGTGATGACGGCCGCCAGAACGATGCCCGTGGCGTCGCCCGCCACACAGTGGATGGTCGATCCGAAGGCCTGCTTCCACAGGGGCGCCACGAACTTCTCGTGGGTCCCCGGCCGGGGTTCCTTGCAGGAGAGCACATAGAGCGCGGCGCCGACCGGTCCGATGTAGAGGGTCACCAGGACCCAGCCCCACTTCATGACCGTGAGTTCGGGGTTCTTGGTGAACGCGTCGAACGCGACATGGACGGTGGACAGTGCGACCAGGAAGAACCAGACGTACATGAGGGTGTCGGCGGTGGTCCCGCTCACGCCGACACTGGTCGCAAGCATGTCCACTGTGCCCTCCACCCCGCTCGCCCAGCCACCGCGGTATCGCTCTCTCGTGACAGGCCATGATGTGGCAGGGTGCTTCCGCCGGGCGGTCCGACGGACCTCGCCGCGTCCTTCGGGGTGGTTGCTTTCACCCCGGTGGAGGCAGCGCAGCGTGTGTCCCGTACGGCTACTTCGTGCGCAGCATGAGGGCCTGGCGGGTGTTGTCCCCGTAGACGCCGACCTCGTCCCCGCGGATGCCGTACCGCTGCTGGAAGCGGGCGACGGCCTGGCGGACCTTGGTGTCGTACCGGCCGTTGATCGCGCCGCGGTCGTAGATCTGCGGGATCTGGAGCAGACGTACCTGCAACTCGTACACGCCATGGCCGCTGTCGCCCGGACGCAGGACACCCGTGCCGGGAATCTCGGGCAGTGGCGCGGTGCTGCCGGGCTCCGGCTGGTCCGGTTGGTCCGGTTGTCCCAGGGATGCGGGTGGCGCCGTCGACGCCGTGTGCTCGTTGGTGAGCAGGGAGGAGACGAGGAGCACGCCGCTCACGGCGCCCAGTCCGAAAACTCCGGCGACGCGGGCGTGCCGCGGGTCGATGGACCGCCGGTGCTTGCGGCCCGGTTTCTGCGGAGGCGGGTGGACCGGGGCAGGGGGCACGGGCGCCGCGGGAGTCGGGGCGGCGGACCGGGCCGCGGGTGGAGCCCAGTGTCGAGGCGTGGGGGTGGGGGTGCCACCCGCGGATGACTCGCTTCTGCGGACGGTGTCTCGCTGCGGACGAACCCGGGGAGTGAAGAACGGCGAGGTCTCCCCGTGCCCCCCGTACTCCGGGGTGGGTGGCTCCGTAGCCTCCTGTGGCGAAGCCGCCTTTGGACCCCTGCCGCGTGCCCACAACGGCTCCACCGCAGCGGCTTCCAAGGCCCCGGGCGCGTGACCGGGCGCGTGCCCGGGAAGGTCGCCGCCTTCGGCCGCTGTGCCCTGGTGACGCTCCCGCTCCATCGCATGGAGGTCGGCGCGCGCGGCGTCCAGCGCCTCCAGAACCGCCCGGAAGGAAGCCCGGATGTCCTGCGCCGGGTCCGCCCCGGACGCGAGGGCTCGCCGCGGCTCGGCGTCGTTGAATGCCATGGGCAGTTCTCCTCGGTCGACGTCTGTGGCATGCCACGTCGGGACACCCGTTCTTGTGCAGCGATACGCAGGCCGGTCCGCCTTGTCTCAATCAGGCGCCGGGAGTTGAGGCCTTCGGTGCCTCGACCACGTACCGCGCGCGCCACTGAGGCAGGCCGTCGTGGGGGTACAGGCGACTGGCGGACTTGGGAGGATTGACGAGCCGTCATATCGGCAGGCGACCGCGTGCGGTGGCTTCCGTCGATTTCGCCGCGTGAGTCCTTAAGGTAATCACGCAGGCCATTGATCGACAAGCGGTGGGGGACGGTCCGGGGCGCGACGACGGCGTCGAAGCCTTTTCGTAACCGGTGTTTAACGCCGGACCCTTGCGCTCGACGGCGCCGACCGCAAAGGTATCGCACCAAACCTTTGATTAGGCGGAGAGCGGTACGTCGGATCCACCGGCGGCCACCAGAGCCCGAGGAGGCCCCTATGCCCACCGACAAGTCAGTGACGGAGCCGGAGCGCGAGAAGGTTCTGTCCGGAGACGCTCAACGCCTTCACGAACTCGGCTACGCCCAGGAACTGGCGCGTTCGATGTCGGCGT
Encoded proteins:
- a CDS encoding DUF4396 domain-containing protein; this encodes MLATSVGVSGTTADTLMYVWFFLVALSTVHVAFDAFTKNPELTVMKWGWVLVTLYIGPVGAALYVLSCKEPRPGTHEKFVAPLWKQAFGSTIHCVAGDATGIVLAAVITSVIGLPAWADSLTEYIVGFGFGLLVFQALFMRDMLGGSYLRAVRSTVFAEWLSMNCVMGAMVAVIVIIRSHVPGTHDAAGVRFWTTFSLAVPAGLAFAYPVNVWLVSNHLKHGMGTVRVLGEGGEPISEPTAATAPAGTGMTMPRAEVTREQKAAMATLTLVFLTSGVLLAALFGDLG
- a CDS encoding peptidoglycan-binding domain-containing protein, with translation MSGVLLVSSLLTNEHTASTAPPASLGQPDQPDQPEPGSTAPLPEIPGTGVLRPGDSGHGVYELQVRLLQIPQIYDRGAINGRYDTKVRQAVARFQQRYGIRGDEVGVYGDNTRQALMLRTK